The following proteins come from a genomic window of Natrinema saccharevitans:
- a CDS encoding NAD(+)/NADH kinase, which yields MDAAWSASDSPVVGVVDPEADGTEDVEAGRLEGAVADAGGTVVDGGLEEVLAANPSLLVTPGEAGLSTLARAGVDTPVLPVGPVSGIESVDRDRLPDAVRQALRGTATRRERPVLEVSLESRSDAASEPIDRERALFDVTLITDEPARISEYGVHSRGSSVATFRADGVVAATPAGTHGYASAVDAPQLSAAVDAVAVAPIGPFVTQTRRWVLPNDGLGVTVEREESDVTLVADGDAVGAVTLDRQVTVAVAGGLPTLSVPATRLEAD from the coding sequence ATGGATGCCGCGTGGAGCGCGAGCGACTCCCCCGTCGTCGGCGTCGTCGACCCGGAGGCCGACGGAACCGAGGACGTCGAGGCCGGCCGCCTCGAGGGGGCGGTCGCCGACGCCGGTGGGACGGTCGTCGACGGCGGACTCGAGGAGGTTCTCGCGGCCAACCCGTCGCTGCTCGTGACTCCCGGCGAAGCGGGCCTGTCGACGCTCGCCCGTGCCGGCGTCGACACGCCGGTCCTCCCGGTCGGTCCGGTCAGCGGGATCGAGTCGGTCGACCGCGATCGGCTGCCCGACGCGGTCCGGCAGGCACTTCGGGGGACGGCGACCCGACGCGAGCGACCGGTTCTCGAGGTCTCACTCGAGTCGCGTTCCGACGCGGCGAGCGAGCCGATCGATCGCGAGCGCGCGCTGTTCGACGTCACCCTGATCACCGACGAGCCGGCCCGCATCTCGGAGTACGGCGTTCACAGCCGCGGGTCGTCCGTCGCGACGTTTCGGGCCGACGGGGTCGTCGCGGCCACGCCGGCCGGCACCCACGGCTACGCGAGCGCCGTGGACGCGCCGCAGCTGTCGGCGGCCGTCGACGCCGTCGCGGTCGCGCCCATCGGCCCGTTCGTGACCCAGACCCGACGGTGGGTCCTGCCGAACGACGGGCTGGGCGTCACGGTCGAACGCGAGGAAAGCGACGTGACGCTCGTCGCCGACGGGGACGCCGTCGGCGCCGTCACCCTCGATCGGCAGGTCACCGTCGCCGTCGCCGGAGGGTTGCCGACGCTTTCGGTCCCGGCGACGCGTCTCGAGGCCGACTGA